In Candidatus Sysuiplasma acidicola, the following are encoded in one genomic region:
- a CDS encoding protein phosphatase 2C domain-containing protein, whose product MLSVREFHRSKTGNSEAEYEDSFAYDDSRGIFAIADGATESSFADVWADALVTTFVESPPDFNRNDRDVMKEILRLARDKWHRGIDWDSLPWFQKNKALMGSYSTLLGLQIDMTGERFRCIAVGDSCMFQVSRGRMESFPFADSGDMSNTPKLMWSGLGYSAGLEKEVEIPGIEVKYGRFRQGDTVMLATDALSKWVLLHKTEKPWETLAAHGEDFDAFVGELISGGEVKNDDVTLIVITIT is encoded by the coding sequence TTGCTCTCTGTTAGAGAATTTCACAGATCCAAGACTGGAAACAGCGAAGCCGAGTACGAAGACTCCTTCGCATATGACGACTCCAGAGGCATCTTTGCAATAGCCGACGGTGCGACGGAGTCGAGTTTCGCAGACGTCTGGGCAGACGCCCTCGTCACTACTTTTGTGGAGAGCCCGCCGGACTTCAACAGAAACGACAGGGACGTGATGAAGGAGATACTGCGGCTGGCCAGGGACAAATGGCACCGCGGCATAGACTGGGACTCGCTGCCCTGGTTTCAGAAGAACAAGGCGCTCATGGGCTCCTATTCCACGCTGCTCGGCCTGCAGATTGACATGACGGGCGAACGGTTCAGATGTATTGCGGTCGGAGATTCGTGCATGTTCCAGGTGAGCCGCGGCAGGATGGAGTCCTTCCCTTTCGCAGACAGCGGCGACATGAGCAACACGCCAAAGCTCATGTGGAGCGGCCTGGGATACTCGGCGGGTCTGGAGAAGGAGGTTGAGATACCGGGCATCGAGGTCAAATACGGACGCTTCAGACAGGGCGATACGGTCATGCTGGCCACGGATGCGCTATCGAAGTGGGTGCTGCTGCACAAGACTGAAAAGCCATGGGAGACGCTTGCTGCGCACGGTGAAGATTTTGATGCGTTCGTCGGAGAACTGATTTCCGGCGGAGAGGTCAAAAACGACGACGTTACGCTCATCGTCATAACTATAACTTAG
- a CDS encoding VWA domain-containing protein has protein sequence MSYEAEISRINPSLVLFLIDQSKSMSYKLPGGERSKAQEASDAVNRQIGEFVLRCTKSDGIRDYFHIGVIGYGYVTGKAGSILRGGNVIPISKLASSTLRVEKRQMKVSDGAGGMTDVDYDFGVWFDPTANGDTPMCKALSISKDIMKEWIESHPSSYPPILINITDGQATDGDPTKVTSEIMALNSSDGAPLIWNCHLSSNPAVPISFPSFESELPDDKYARSLFGMSSELPSQYIGYAREMQIELKDSARAYVFNAQLEQLVQFVDIGTRGPQGQMQ, from the coding sequence ATGTCATACGAAGCAGAAATCAGCAGAATAAACCCTTCTCTGGTCCTGTTTTTGATCGACCAGTCGAAATCCATGAGCTACAAGCTCCCGGGAGGGGAGAGGTCAAAGGCTCAGGAAGCATCGGATGCCGTGAACAGGCAGATCGGTGAATTTGTGCTGCGCTGCACAAAGAGTGATGGCATAAGGGACTACTTCCACATAGGCGTGATAGGGTATGGCTACGTGACCGGTAAGGCCGGTTCCATACTGAGGGGAGGAAACGTGATCCCCATATCCAAGCTGGCTTCCAGCACGCTGCGCGTCGAGAAGAGGCAGATGAAGGTCTCGGACGGTGCCGGCGGCATGACAGACGTCGATTACGATTTCGGTGTCTGGTTCGATCCCACGGCCAACGGAGACACACCGATGTGCAAAGCACTCTCCATATCAAAGGACATAATGAAGGAGTGGATTGAAAGCCACCCCTCCTCCTATCCTCCGATACTGATAAACATAACAGACGGCCAGGCAACGGACGGCGATCCGACCAAAGTCACTTCCGAGATCATGGCGCTGAACAGCTCTGACGGTGCCCCGCTTATATGGAACTGCCACCTGTCCTCCAACCCCGCAGTGCCGATATCGTTTCCCTCATTCGAGTCCGAACTGCCTGACGACAAGTATGCGCGTTCACTGTTCGGCATGTCCAGCGAGCTTCCGTCGCAGTATATCGGATATGCGAGGGAAATGCAGATTGAGCTCAAGGACAGCGCGCGTGCCTACGTGTTCAATGCGCAGCTGGAACAGCTTGTCCAGTTCGTCGACATAGGGACAAGAGGACCTCAGGGGCAGATGCAGTAA